One window of the Triticum dicoccoides isolate Atlit2015 ecotype Zavitan chromosome 3B, WEW_v2.0, whole genome shotgun sequence genome contains the following:
- the LOC119276090 gene encoding peptide deformylase 1A, chloroplastic-like, whose protein sequence is MEALRPLSITAVPALLPAPPVPIPTFVGTGREVGGRRGKSVRAGAGGAGWLSGLLGRKGGGGAPMAMTVTPGTVKAGDPVLHEPAQEVSPGDVPSEKIQGVIDQMIAVMRKAPGVGLAAPQIGVPLKIIVLEDTQEYISYASKEDIDAQDRRSFDLLVVINPKLRKTSKRTARFYEGCLSVDGYRAVVERHLDVEVSGLDRNGHPMKVDASGWQARILQHECDHLEGTLYVDKMVPRTFRTVDNLNLPLATGCPPLGA, encoded by the exons ATGGAAGCACTCCGGCCGTTATCCATAACGGCCGTGCCGGCGCTTCTCCCCGCTCCCCCCGTGCCGATTCCTACCTTCGTTGGTACTGGTAGAGAAGTGGGCGGTAGGCGAGGGAAGAGTGTGAGAGCTGGCGCAGGCGGCGCGGGCTGGCTGTCGGGCCTGCTGGGCCGGAAGGGCGGCGGTGGTGCGCCCATGGCGATGACGGTGACACCAGGGACCGTGAAGGCCGGCGATCCCGTGCTTCACGAGCCGGCACAGGAGGTGTCCCCCGGGGACGTGCCTTCCGAGAAGATCCAGGGCGTCATCGATCAGATGATCGCTGTCATGCGCAAAGCCCCTGGCGTTGGCCTCGCCGCCCCACAGATCGGCGTGCCCTTGAAG ATTATTGTTCTCGAGGACACCCAAGAATACATCAGCTATGCTTCCAAGGAGGACATCGATGCGCAGGATCGCCGTTCCTTTGATCTTCTT GTTGTTATCAATCCCAAGCTTAGGAAGACGAGTAAAAGAACTGCACGTTTCTATGAAGGATGTCTTAG TGTCGATGGATATAGAGCGGTTGTTGAGCGTCATTTGGATGTTGAGGTTTCGGGTTTGGACCGAAATGGACATCCCATGAAGGTGGACGCATCAGGATGGCAGGCACGCATTCTGCAGCATGAGTGTGATCACCTTGAAGGCACATTATATGTTGACAAGATGGTTCCGAGGACATTCAGGACAGTTGATAACTTGAATCTGCCACTTGCCACTGGATGTCCTCCTCTAGGTGCATGA